The Scyliorhinus torazame isolate Kashiwa2021f chromosome 7, sScyTor2.1, whole genome shotgun sequence genome has a window encoding:
- the itgb3bp gene encoding centromere protein R yields the protein MMQRLPVKRSLQLEKKEVEATPRKKDRQISSERFCPVTGTQCLSPLTPSSSPFRTKSDVELSTERTAVSTRGHLQADKKGLNILRSKVEKSVLVIKATREKLSALQALEGSTELEYFMGAWNKSGDLNAELRRNRELMAQGKRRSYQTAKVQEN from the exons AGTTAAACGGTCCCTTCAGTTAGAAAAAAAG GAAGTTGAAGCAACGCCTCGCAAGAAGGACCGCCAGATTTCCAGTGAAAGGTTTTGTCCAGTCACTGGAACTCAGTGTCTTAGCCCTCTTACCCCTAGCAGCTCCCCATTTAGGACAAAATCTG ATGTGGAATTGAGCACAGAGAGAACTGCAGTTTCCACAAGAGGACATCTGCAAGCAGACAAGAAAGG ATTAAATATTTTGAGGTCAAAGGTGGAAAAATCTGTCTTGGTTATCAAAGCAACCAGAGAGAAGCTGAGTGCTCTGCAG GCTTTGGAGGGCAGTACAGAGTTGGAGTATTTCATGGGTGCCTGGAACAAGTCAGGGGACCTGAATGCTGAGCTCCGAAGAAACAGAGAACTCA TGGCACAAGGTAAAAGAAGAAGCTACCAGACTGCTAAGGTTCAGGAGAACTAA